The stretch of DNA TGCATGACGAAGGAACGGCCCGGCTCCGGATGGAGACGGGCCGTCCTAGCTTGAGGCGGTGAGGCGGGGGCCGGGGGCTAGTTCTGGCGCTGTTGCAGGGAGTCCCGGATTTCGGTGAGCAGGGCGATCTGCGGGTCTTCCGCAGCTTCTTCCTTGACGTCCGGGCTGATTCCGAGGCGGCGGTTGCGGAGTTCGATAATGTGGTTCATAGGCATAACGACCACGAAATAGATGGCGGCCGCGATCAGTAGGAAGTTGACGATCGCCGTCAGCAACACGCCAAACTTGATGTCATTTCCGTTCAGGGTTACGACGGCAAAGCTGTCGAAGTTGGGCGAACCAACCAGGCCAGCAATAAACGGCATCAGGACGCTCTGGACTAGTGCCGTTACCACGGCGCCAAAAGCGGCACCGATGACGACTGCGACGGCAAGGTCCACGACGTTGCCCTTGAGAATGAAGTTCTTGAATCCGGTCAGCATAAGGCCCAATCTATCCCAGCTGCGCACACAACCACGTGACGTTGGGGTAAATTCCCGCGCTCGATCGGGAACCATCCGCGGTGCCCGCCGTCAGAGATAATCCGGTGCGGCCTCCAGCCCGAAGTACTCCTCGAGCGTCGCGATCCCGCGGTTAAGCATGTCCGTCGCGGCCTCGACCCCGATGTAGCGAAGGTGCCACGGCTCATAGTAATAGCCGGTGATTTCGTGGAAATCCCAGGGGTAGCGGACGACGAAGCCGTAGCGGTGGCCGTTGCTCCGGGCCCAGGCCGCGGCCGGCTGCTCGGCGAAGCAGGGCTGGAAGCTGCAGGCGCCGCCGCCGTCGCCAATATCGAAAGACCACCCGGTCTGATGCTCGGAATAGCCCGGACGAGCGGACGCGGTATCGGCCTCGGCCTGCCCCCTCGAGTCCACGTAGCCGCCGTAGGTCACCGTCTGCGTCGCGAACGAGCGGTACCCGCTGGCCAGGGTCAGGACGACGCCGTCCGCCGCCGCGGCCGCGAACAGTTGCTCCGCCGCCGCCGCCGTTGTGCTGTTCAGCAGCGCCGCTTCGCCCGCGACGGCGAGGCGCACCGCCGGCCCGACCAGATCGGCCGGAACATAAGCGGCCGGGGAGAGCGGCCGGTGCTTGTTGACGACCACCCAGGGGCTCGCCGGATCGGTCAGCGAGTGCTGTCCGCCGCCCGGGAGGGGCACCTCGGAGGCCGTGGCGGAAGCGGAGGGTGCAGCCGCCGTCGGTGTTGGGGTGCCGGCGACGGCGGCGGACGACGTCGGCCGGGGCGGCTCGGGGGTGCACGCGGCCAGCGCCGCGAGGCCGGACCCCGCCAGGAGCAGGCGGCCGAAGGTCCGCCGGCCCGGTGTTGCCGGGCCGCTTGCCTGCCCCGCCGCCGTCTCTGCGGCTCCGTCGTGGCACACCCGTGCTAGACCTTTCTCAGCAGCATCCGCCGGATGGAGTGGTCTGAATCCTTGGTCAGGACCAGCTGTGCGCGGCCCCGCGTGGGGAGGACATTCTCCTCCAGGTTGGGCTCGTTGATCCGTTTCCAGATATCGCGGGCGGTCTGCTCGGCTTCCGTGTCGGAGAGCGTGGCATAGCGGTGGAAGTAGGACTCGGGCTGGGCAAAGGCCGTGCTCCGCAGCTTGCGGAAGCGGTCCACGTACCACTCCTCGATGTAGGCCGTCTTGGCGTCGACGTAAATGGAGAAGTCAAAGAAATCACTCAGGGCCAGGCCTTGGCGGCCGTCCTGCCTGGGCCGGGCCGGGGCCAGGACGTTGAGCCCCTCGACGATCAGCACGTCGGGGCGGCGCACCACCACTTCCCTGCCGGGGACAATGTCGTACGTCACGTGGGAGTACCACGGGGCCCGGACTTCCTCGGCGCCGCTCTTGATTTCGCTCACAAAGCGCAGCAGGGCCCGGCGGTCGTACGACTCCGGAAAACCCTTGCGTTCCAGCAGTTGGCGGCGCTTGAGTTCGGCCAGCGGATAGAGGAACCCGTCGGTGGTGATGAGCTCGACGTTGGGGGTGCCGGGCCAGCGCCGGAGCATTTCCCGGAGCACGCGGGCGATGGTCGACTTGCCCACCGCCACGGAGCCGGCCACGCCGATCACGAAGGGAGTGCGCTGGGTCTGCTCGCCGAGGAAGGTGGTGGTGGCCGCATGCAATTGCCCCGCGGCCTCCACATAGAGATGGAGCAGCCGGGAGAGGGGAAGGTAGACCTCGCTGACTTCCTTCATGTCGAGGGGATCGCCGAGGCCCCGCAGGCGCAGCACGTCCTCCTGATTGAGGGGCTGCTCCATTTGGGCAGCGAGCCGCGACCAGGTCTGCCGGTCCAGCTCCACGAACGGGGAGACGCCGTCGCCGTTCGCTTCATTGCGTTGCAAAGTCACCATAGAGATTCTGCCCTTGACGGGGCCGAGAGCGAAATGGACGGGCCGGCCGCGTGCCGTAAAGACGGGGTATTCAGCACCATCCGCTCCGTTCCGGGTCCATCCTGCCGCGCCCGTCCTACGTCCGCGGTCCGGCAAACCCGCTAGGCTTGTCCCCATGTGCGGAATCGTTGGATATGTGGGCCACTCGGCTGGCCGGGTAAATACTGGACACAACGCCCTGGACGTTGTCCTGGAGGGATTGCGGCGCCTGGAGTACCGGGGCTACGACTCCGCGGGCATCGCGGTCGTAGCCGACGGGGCCATTTCGTCCCGCAAGAAGTCGGGAAAGCTGAGTAACCTGGTGGCCGAGCTCGAAGCCCGTCCGCTGCCGGAAGCAGCAACCGGAATCGGCCACACCCGCTGGGCAACGCACGGTGGACCGACGGACCAGAACGCGCACCCGCACCTGTCCGACAACGGCAGGCTGGCCCTGATACACAACGGCATCATCGAGAACTATGCGGAATTGAAGCTGGAGCTTCTCGACAAAGGCGTTAAATTCATCTCGGAAACCGACACCGAAGTCGCCGCGGCACTCCTTGGCGACATCTACCGGAACGAGCTGGACGGCGACAACTCCAACGGCGGCCTGACCCGGGCAATGCAGCTCGCCTGCCAGCGGCTGGAAGGCGCCTTCACCCTGCTGGCCGTGCACGCCGACCAGCCCGACGTCGTCGTCGCCGCCCGCCGCAACTCGCCCCTCGTGGTGGGCCTGGGCGACGGTGAGAACTTCCTCGGCTCCGACGTTTCCGGCTTCATTGACTACACCCGCCGGGCCGTGGAACTTGGCCAGGACCAGATCGTCACCATCACCGCCGAGACCGTGGACATCACCGACTTCTTCGGTGCTCCGGCCGAAGGCAAGGAATACTACGTTGACTGGGATCCGGCATCCGCGGAGAAGGGTGGCTACCCGTCCTTCATGGAAAAGGAAATCCATGACCAGCCCGATGCTGTCGCACAGACCCTGCTGGGCCGTTCGGACCTCGACGGCAAGCTGACCCTGGACGAGATGCGGATCGATCCGGAACTGCTCAAACACATCAACAAGATCATTGTGCTCGCCTGCGGCACGTCGGCCTACGCCGGCCAGGTGGCGAAGTACGCGATCGAACGCTGGTGCCGGATTGCCACCGAGGTCGAGCTCTCGCACGAATTCCGCTACCGGGACCCGATTGTCGATGAGAACACCCTGGTGGTTTCCATCTCGCAGTCCGGCGAGACGATGGACACGCTGATGGCTGTCCGCTACGCCAAGGAGCAGGGCGCCAAGACGATCTCCATCTGCAACACGAACGGCTCCACCATCCCGCGTGAATCCGACGCCGTGCTCTACACACACGCTGGCCCGGAAATCGCGGTGGCCTCGACCAAGGCATTCCTCGCCCAGATCACCGCCGCGTACCTCCTGGGCCTGTACCTGGCGCAGCTGCGCGGCAACATGTTCCAGGGCGAAATCAAGGACGTCCTCGCGGACCTCGGCAAGATTCCGGCCAAGATCCAGCACATCCTGGACAACGAGGGCCGGATCAAGGAACTCGCCCGGGAGATGGCCAACGCCAAGTCCGTGCTGTTCCTGGGCCGTCACGTCGGCTTCCCGGTGGCCATGGAAGGTGCCCTGAAGCTCAAGGAGCTCGCCTACATCCACGCCGAGGGCTTTGCCGCCGGGGAACTCAAGCACGGTCCGATCGCGCTGATCGAGGACGGCCAGCCCGTCTTTGTGATTGTTCCGTCGCCGCGCGGCCGGGATTCGCTGCACGCGAAGGTCGTCTCCAACATCCAGGAAGTCCGGGCCCGCGGCGCCAAGACCATCGTGATCGCTGAAGAGGGCGACGAAGCGGTCAAGGCCTACGCCGAGCACGTCTTCTACATTCCCACGACGCCGACGCTCCTCGCGCCCCTGCTGGCCGTGGTGCCCCTGCAGATCTTCGCCGCCGAACTCGCCACCGCCAAGGGATTTGACGTGGACCAGCCACGCAACCTGGCCAAGAGCGTGACCGTAGAATAACGCCATGATTGTTGGCATTGGCGTAGACGTCGTAGACATCGAGCGGTTCGGCCGGCAGCTGGAGCGCACCCCCGGGCTGCGCGACCGGCTGTTCGTCCCGGCCGAGCGTGACCTGAACACGCGGTCCCTGGCCGCCCGGTTCGCAGCCAAGGAGGCCGTGGCCAAGGTGCTGGGCGCTCCGGCCGGCATGAACTGGCAGGACTGCTGGATCGGGCTGGACCAGAACGGTCCCACCGTCCAGGTCAAAGGCACCGTGCTGGCTGTGGCGGAGGCGAAGGGCGTCAAACGCTGGCACCTGTCGATGAGCCACGACGGCGGGATCGCCACCGCGACGGTTGTCGCCGAAGGCTGAGCGGCAACAGGAACTTTCCCGCAGCGACTGCACCGCGAATGGACTGAAATCATGATCAGCGCCTACACCGGAACCCAGATACGAGAGACTGAAAAGCCTTTACTGGACAAATGTATGGGCGCTGTCCTCATGCAGCGGGCGGCGTACGGCCTGGCAAACACCGTGGTCCGTGAGCTGCGGGGCCGGGGCGAGCGACCCTACGGCGCCAGCGTCACCGTGCTGGCCGGCAAGGGCAACAACGGCGGCGACGGGCTTTTCGCCGCGGCGATGCTGGCCGGCCGGGGAATGCGGACGACGGCGGTGCTCACCGCCGGGGATGCACACGAGGCCGGTCTGGCCGCGTTCAGGAAGTCCGGAGGCAGGGCGGTGGCCCTCACCGCGGACAACGTCGCGGAGCTGGCGGCGGCTGCCGCCGGGACCGACGTCGTGATTGATGCCGTCCTCGGTACCGGGGCCCAAGGCGGGCTCCGGGGCCCCGCCGCTGCCCTGATCACCGCGCTGGATCGGACACGCCCCGGGCTGGTGATTGCCTGCGACATACCGAGCGGGGTCGACGCGGACAGCGGAGAGGCCCCCGGGCCGGTGCTCACCGCCGGGGTGACCGTGACCTTCGGAGCCGCCAAGGCCGGCCTGCTGGCCGACCCCGGAGCGGACTATGCCGGCCGGGTGCGGGTCATCCCGATCGGAATCGAAGCTGGACTCCCGTGGCCGGCCCTGCGGCGGCTTGAAGCCGGCGATCTTTCCGCGCTGCTGCCACGCCCGGCGCGGCGGGCGCACAAGTACTCGAGGGGAGTGCTCGGGGTGGTGGCGGGCTCCGGCGCCTATCCCGGCGCCGCGGTGCTGGCCTGCAGGGGCGCCCTCGCAGCCGGCGCCGGAATGGTGCGCTACCTTGGTCCGCCGGACGTCGCCGACCTGGTCCGCCGGTCCTGTCCCGAGGTCGTGTGCAGCACCGGCACCGTTGCTGATACGCGCGTCCAGGCCTGGCTCGTGGGCCCCGGGCTGGATGACTCCGATGAGCAGCAGTTGCAGCGCGCCCGCGACGCCGCAGATTCGGGCCTGCCGACGGTCGCCGACGCCGGCGCCTTGCCCGCCCTGCCGGAGGTGCTGGCCCCGCAAGTGATCCTGACACCCCACGCCGGCGAACTGGCAGCATTGCTGCAGCGCCTCGGGGTCGCATTGGACCGTTCCGCGGTGGAAGCCTCCACGCTCGGCGCGGTGCGGCAGGCCGCGGGCCTGACCGAAGCCACGGTGCTGCTCAAGGGAGCGACCACCCTCGTGGCCTCCCCCTTCCAGGACTTCTACAGCCAGGCCGAGGGCACGCCCTGGATCGCCACGGCAGGCAGCGGCGATGTCCTGGCCGGAATGATCGGGGCGCTGCTTGCCCAGTTGGGTGCCGACGTCAGGCTCTTTGGCGACCGTGGCATCGATCCCGACGAAAGATGGGCGGCGATCGCCGCGATGGCAGCCAGCCTCCACGGCCGTGCCGGAGTGCGGGCCTCAGCCGGGGGACCGGTGACGGCCACGGCCATCGCCCGGGCCGTTCCGGAGGTGCTTCGGGAACTGTAGCCGGAAGTGCACAACGCCGCCCAACACGGATAGTAACCTTACTTACCAGTAGGCTGTTAAGGATTGTCTGCAACGCACGAGGAGAACACATGGAAGTCTGGCCCGGAACGGCATACCCGCTGGGAGCCACCTTTGACGGCACTGGTACCAACTTTGCCCTGTTCAGCGAACTCGCCGAGCGTGTGGAGCTCTGTCTCCTGGCCGACGACCTGAGCGAAACCCGGATTGAGCTCACCGAGGTGGACGGCTACGTCTGGCACTGCTACCTGCCGCAGATCCAGCCGGGCCAGAAGTACGGCTACCGGGTCTACGGACCGTACGAGCCGGAAACAGGAAACCGCTTCAACCCCAACAAGCTCCTGCTTGACCCCTACGCCAAGGCAATCCAGGGCGAGATCGACTGGGAACCGGCGCTCTTCTCCTACAACTTCGGCGACCCCACGTCGCGGAACGATGAGGACTCGGCCCCGCACACGATGCACGGTGTGGTCATCAACCCGTTCTTCGACTGGGACGGCGACCGTCTGCTGCGCATCCCGTACCACCAGTCGGTGATCTACGAGGCCCACGTCAAGGGCCTGACCGAGCTGCACCCGGAGATCCCGGAAGAACAGCGCGGCACCTACGCCGGCGTCTCCCACCCCGCCGTGATCGACCACCTCAAGAAACTCGGCGTCACAGCGATCGAACTCATGCCCGTCCACCAGTTCATCAACGACGGCACCCTGGTGGAGAAGGGCCTGAACAACTATTGGGGCTACAACACCATCGGCTTCTTCGCGCCGCAGAACACCTACAGCTCCTCCGGAGACGTCGGGCACCAGGTCCAGGAGTTCAAGGCCATGGTCCGTGAGCTGCACAAGGCCGGCATCGAGGTGATCCTTGACGTGGTCTACAACCACACCGCTGAGGGCAACCACCTCGGCCCCACGCTGTCCTTCAAGGGCATCGACAACCAGGCGTACTACCGTCTGGTCGAAGGTGACCTGAAGCATTACATGGACTACACCGGCACCGGAAACTCGCTGAACGTCCGGCACCCGCACTCCCTGCAGCTGCTCATGGACTCGCTCCGGTACTGGGTGACCGAAATGCACGTCGACGGCTTCCGCTTCGACCTCGCCTCCACCCTCGCCCGCGAGTTCTACGACGTGGACAAGCTGTCCACCTTCTTCGAACTCATCCAGCAGGACCCCATCGTCTCCCAGGTGAAGCTCATCGCCGAGCCGTGGGACGTCGGCCCCGGCGGGTACCAGGTGGGCAATTTCCCGCCGCAGTGGACGGAATGGAACGGCAAGTACCGGGACACGGTCCGCGACTTCTGGCGCGGGGAACCGTCCACCCTGGGCGAATTCGCGTCGCGGCTGACCGGCTCGGCAGACCTGTACGAGAGCTCGGCCCGGCGCCCCGTGGCATCCATCAACTTCGTCACCGCCCACGACGGCTTCACCATGCGCGACCTTGTGTCCTACAACGAGAAGCACAACGAAGCCAACGGCGAAGGCAACAACGACGGCGAATCGCATAACCGTTCCTGGAACTGCGGTGAAGAGGGAGACAGCGACGACGACATCGTGCTGACCCTCCGGGCCCGCCAGCAGCGCAACTTCATTGCCACGCTCCTGCTCTCGCAGGGCGTCCCGATGCTCCTGCACGGCGACGAGCTGGGCCGCACACAGCGGGGCAATAATAACTCCTACTGCCAGGATTCCGAACTGAGCTGGATCCACTGGGACGCCATGGACCAGCCCCTGGTCGAGTTCACCGCGTTCGTCAACAAGCTCCGCCACGACCACCCGACCTTCCGCCGCAGCCGTTTCTTTGACGGCCGCCCGGTGCGCCGGGGCGAGGGCGAGAAACTGCCGGACATTGTCTGGCTGAAGACGGACGGCACCGAAATGCTGCCTGAGGACTGGGGCAGCGGCTTCGGCCGGTCGATCGGCGTCTTTTATAACGGACACGGCATCCAGGAGCAGGACTCCCGGGGGCGCCGGATCACGGATGACAGCTTCCTGCTGGGCTTCAATGCCCATGACGAAAGCGTTGACTTCCTGCTGCCCGCCGATGAGTACTCCCCGTTCTGGGAGCTGCTCGTGGACACCGCGGACCGGGGCGACGCGGAACCGCTCAAGGCCGGCTCCGTTCTGACGCTCGAGGCCAAGTCGCTCGTGGTGCTGCGGGCCTACTCCGGCCCGGAGGTGGAGGTGGATTATTCTGCCGCGGCGTCGGTGGTTGCCATGTCCGAGGCTTCGGAAGACGGCGTTCCCGCAGAGAAGGCTCCCGCAGGGAAGGCTGCTGCAGGCGAGGCCCCTGTCGAAACGGCCCCCGCAGCCGCGGATCCTGTGGCGAGCGATCCTGTGGCGAGCGATCCTGTGGCGGCCGATCCTGTGGCGGCCGAACCTGCGGCGGCCGATCCCGCCAAGGGTGGTCCTGCGAAGGGCGCCGCTGACAAGGGCTCCGGTTCGAAGAAACCGGCGGCGACGAAACCTGCGGCGAGGGGACCGAAGGCCCCTAAGGGATCCGCCTCATGAGGGCGCCGGCCTCAACCTACCGGCTCCAGATCCGGAAAGGCTTCACGCTCCAGGACGCCGCGGAAACCGTGCCGTACCTGAAGTCGCTCGGCGTGGACTGGGTCTACCTCTCGCCAATCCTGACGGCCGAGCGGGGCTCTGACCACGGCTACGACGTCACCGACCCTTCCGCCGTCGACCCAGACCGTGGCGGGGCCGAGGGCCTCGTGGCGGTGTCGCGGGCGGCACGGGAAGCCGGAATGGGGGTGCTGGTTGACATCGTGCCCAACCATGTCGGCGTCGCCACCCCCGCCCAGAACCCGTGGTGGTGGTCGCTGCTCAAGGAAGGCCGGAAATCCCGCTATGCCCAGGCTTTCGACGTCGACTGGGACTTTGGCGCCGGGCGCATCCGGATTCCCGTGCTTGGCGATGATTCGGACCTCGATCAGCTGGGGATCCGGGACGGGGAGCTGCGGTACTACGACCACCGCTTCCCGCTCGCCGACGGCAGCTATAGCGCAGGTGATGACCCCCGCGAGGTCCATGACCGGCAGCACTACGAGCTGATCGGCTGGCGGCGGGCGGACAACGAACTGAACTACCGGCGCTTTTTCGCCGTCAACGCGCTCGCCGGGATACGGGTGGAGGTCCCGGAGGTCTTCGATGAAGCCCACGCCGAGGTCATCCGCTGGTTCCGGGAAGGGCTCGTCGACGGCCTGCGGATCGACCACCCGGACGGACTGGCCGACCCGGAAGGCTACCTGCGCCGGTTGCGGGAGGCCACGGGCGGCAGCTACCTCCTGATCGAGAAGATCCTCGAACCGGGCGAGGCGCTCCCTTCCGGCTTCGCATGCGAGGGGACCACCGGTTACGACGCCCTCGCCGACGTGGACCGGGTCTTCGTCGACGCCGGCGGACAGGCGCCCCTCGATGCGCTCGACGCCGAACTCCGCGGCGGCCTGACGGTGGACTACGAAGAGATGGTCCGGGGCACCAAACGCCGGATCACCGACGGGATCCTGCACTCCGAGATGCTCCGGCTGGCCCGGCTGGTACCCGCCGGTGCCGGCCTCACGGTGGAGGCTGCCGCCGACGTGCTCGCCGAAATCATCGCCGCCTTCCCGGTCTACCGCACCTACCTGCCCGAAGGTGCGGACGTCCTGAAGGAGGCGTGCGAACTCGCCGTCCGCCGCCGGCCCGAACTGGACGACGGCGTCGGAGCGCTGCTCCCGCTGCTGCTCGACGGCTCGGCCGAACTCGGCCGCCGCTTCCAGCAGACCTCCGGTATGGTGATGGCCAAGGGCGTGGAAGACACGGCGTTCTTCCGCTACACCCGCCTCGGCACCCTGACCGAAGTCGGCGCCGATCCGACGGAATTTGCCGTTACACCGGATGAATTCCACACCAGGATGGCACGCCGCCAGGCCCGGCTCCCGCTGTCCATGACCACGCTCAGCACACACGACACGAAACGCAGCGAGGATACCCGGGCACGGATCTCGGCGCTCGCGGAGCTGGCGCCGGAGTGGAAAGCCTCGCTGGGCCGGATCAGGGAACTGGCACCATTGCCCGACGGGCCGCTGGCGAACCTGCTGTGGCAGGCTGTTGCCGGCGTCTGGCCCGCGGACCGGGAACGGCTGCAGGCCTACGCCCGGAAGGCCGCGCGCGAGGCCGGCAGCTCGACGAACTGGACCGACCCGGACGCGGCCTTTGAGGAGACCCTGGCAGCCGCCGTCGACGCAGCCTTCGACAACGCGGCGGTGCGCGCGGAGCTGGATGCCCTGCTGGCCGTGCTGGAACCGTACGGCGCCTCCAACGCGCTGGGCGCCAAGCTGGTGCAGCTGACCATGCCGGGTGTTCCGGACGTCTACCAGGGCACCGAATTCTGGGACCGTTCGCTGACCGACCCGGACAACCGCAGGCCCGTGGACTTCGGTGAGCGACGCCGGGCCCTGGCCGCGCTCGATGCCGGCGACCGGCCGGCGTCGTTCCGGGACGATGCGGCGAAGCTCCTGGTCACCTCGAGGGCGCTGCGCCTGCGCCGGGACCGTCCGGAGCTGTTCGCCGGCTATGCCCCGGTGCCGGCCACCGGTTCCGCCGTGCGGCACCTGCTCGCCTTTGACCGCGGCAGTGGCTCCCCGGGGGCGCTCACCCTCGCGACCCGGCTGCCCCGCGGGCTGGAGCGGCAGGGCGGCTGGCAGGATACGGCCATCCGGCTGGCCGCCGAGATGAAGGATGAACTGACGGGCAACACCTTCGGCCCGGGCACCGTGGAGGTGGGGGAACTCCTCCGGGACTACCCGGTGGCACTGCTGGCGCCTACGGCCTGAACGCATTCACTCACAAGCACCGAACCGGGGAACGGAAAAACGCGATGACCTTGCCTGCAAGCGGAACCCAACGCTTTGACCTTTGGGCGCCGGACGCGGAGGCAGTGACACTGCTCGCCGACGGCCGGCAGTATCCGATGAGCCGTACCGGCAGCGGTATCGACGGGCAGCCCGGCGGCTGGTGGAGCGCCGCCGGCGCCCCCGCCGTCGGCGAGGTGGACTACGGCTACCTCCTGGATGGGGAGACGACGCCGCTGCCGGACCCCCGGTCCCGGCGCCAGCCAGCGGGTGTCCACTCCCTGTCCCGGACCTTCGACGCCGGCCAACACGAGTGGGCGGACGGCCAATGGGCCGGGCGTGAGCTGGCCGGCGCCGTGATCTACGAGCTGCACGTCGGGACCTTCACCCCCGAGGGCACCCTCGATGCCGCCGCCGGCAAGCTGGGCTACCTCGCGGACCTCGGGGTCGACTTTGTCGAACTGCTGCCCGTCAACGGCTTCAACGGCACCCACAACTGGGGCTACGACGGCGTCCTGTGGTACGCCGTCCACGAAGGCTACGGCGGCCCCGCGGCGTACCAGCGCTTCATCGATGCGGCCCACGCCGCGGGCCTGGGTGTCATCCAGGACGTGGTCTACAACCATCTGGGCCCCAGCGGGAACTACCTTTCCCGTTTCGGGCCGTACCTGAAGTCCGGGGAGGGCAACACCTGGGGGGATTCCGTCAACCTGGACGGTCCGGGCTCGGACGAGGTGCGCCGCTACATCCTGGACAATGCCGCCATGTGGCTCCGGGACTACCACGTGGACGGGCTGCGCCTCGATGCGGTGCACGCCTTCAAGGACGAACGGGCGGTGCATCTGCTCGAGGAGTTCGGCGCCCTGGCTGACGCCGTTTTCGCGGAGACCGGGCGTCCCGCCACCATGATCGCCGAATCGGACCTGAATGACCCGCGCCTGCTCTACCCGCGGGACGTCAACGGCTACGGCCTCGCGGGGCAGTGGAGCGATGACTTCCACCACGCCGTCCATGTCAGCGTCAGCGGCGAGACCACCGGCTACTACGAGGATTTCGGCTCCGTCGGCGCGCTGGCGAAGGTCATGGTTGATGGCTTCTTCCACGACGGCAGCTACTCCAGCTTCCGCGGCCGGCACCACGGCCGGCCCATCAACACGGACCTGGTCCACCCGGCCGCCCTCGTGGTCTGCAGCCAGAACCACGACCAGATCGGCAACCGGGCCACCGGAGACCGGCTCTCCCAGACCCTGGGGTACGGGCCGCTGGCACTCGCCGCCGTCGCCACCCTGACGTCGCCGTTCACGCCGATGCTGTTTATGGGCGAGGAGTATGGCGCCACCACACCGTGGCAGTTCTTCACCTCGCACCCGGAACCCGAACTCGGGAAGGCCACCGCGGAGGGCCGGATCCGGGAGTTCGAGCGGATGGGGTGGGACCCCGCCGTCGTGCCCGACCCGCAGGACCCGGAAACCTTCACCCGTTCCAAACTCGACTGGTCCCAAGCCGCCGAAGG from Arthrobacter sp. PAMC25564 encodes:
- the treY gene encoding malto-oligosyltrehalose synthase, whose amino-acid sequence is MRAPASTYRLQIRKGFTLQDAAETVPYLKSLGVDWVYLSPILTAERGSDHGYDVTDPSAVDPDRGGAEGLVAVSRAAREAGMGVLVDIVPNHVGVATPAQNPWWWSLLKEGRKSRYAQAFDVDWDFGAGRIRIPVLGDDSDLDQLGIRDGELRYYDHRFPLADGSYSAGDDPREVHDRQHYELIGWRRADNELNYRRFFAVNALAGIRVEVPEVFDEAHAEVIRWFREGLVDGLRIDHPDGLADPEGYLRRLREATGGSYLLIEKILEPGEALPSGFACEGTTGYDALADVDRVFVDAGGQAPLDALDAELRGGLTVDYEEMVRGTKRRITDGILHSEMLRLARLVPAGAGLTVEAAADVLAEIIAAFPVYRTYLPEGADVLKEACELAVRRRPELDDGVGALLPLLLDGSAELGRRFQQTSGMVMAKGVEDTAFFRYTRLGTLTEVGADPTEFAVTPDEFHTRMARRQARLPLSMTTLSTHDTKRSEDTRARISALAELAPEWKASLGRIRELAPLPDGPLANLLWQAVAGVWPADRERLQAYARKAAREAGSSTNWTDPDAAFEETLAAAVDAAFDNAAVRAELDALLAVLEPYGASNALGAKLVQLTMPGVPDVYQGTEFWDRSLTDPDNRRPVDFGERRRALAALDAGDRPASFRDDAAKLLVTSRALRLRRDRPELFAGYAPVPATGSAVRHLLAFDRGSGSPGALTLATRLPRGLERQGGWQDTAIRLAAEMKDELTGNTFGPGTVEVGELLRDYPVALLAPTA
- the treZ gene encoding malto-oligosyltrehalose trehalohydrolase, which codes for MTLPASGTQRFDLWAPDAEAVTLLADGRQYPMSRTGSGIDGQPGGWWSAAGAPAVGEVDYGYLLDGETTPLPDPRSRRQPAGVHSLSRTFDAGQHEWADGQWAGRELAGAVIYELHVGTFTPEGTLDAAAGKLGYLADLGVDFVELLPVNGFNGTHNWGYDGVLWYAVHEGYGGPAAYQRFIDAAHAAGLGVIQDVVYNHLGPSGNYLSRFGPYLKSGEGNTWGDSVNLDGPGSDEVRRYILDNAAMWLRDYHVDGLRLDAVHAFKDERAVHLLEEFGALADAVFAETGRPATMIAESDLNDPRLLYPRDVNGYGLAGQWSDDFHHAVHVSVSGETTGYYEDFGSVGALAKVMVDGFFHDGSYSSFRGRHHGRPINTDLVHPAALVVCSQNHDQIGNRATGDRLSQTLGYGPLALAAVATLTSPFTPMLFMGEEYGATTPWQFFTSHPEPELGKATAEGRIREFERMGWDPAVVPDPQDPETFTRSKLDWSQAAEGDHARLLELYRQLIALRRSTPELAGLGFEDTAVAYSAADGWLRLRRGSTEVAMNFSAEPRRIVIAGSSIALATDAGVRLDKVLGGGGQLGLPGHSAAIISK